ATCGGATATGGAGCCGCATTAATGACCTCTCCGTGCAGCATTCCCACAGAGTCATCGTACTCAACCTTTGCGATATATCCCTTGTACTCCATCATGGTTGTACCCCTACTGCAGCTTGAAATCTGGCTATTGACCGCATCGTCGCTTTACCAGCTTCGGGCTGAGGGTGAGGTCTGTGAACAACCATCCGCTGGTTGTCCT
This genomic window from Dehalococcoidia bacterium contains:
- a CDS encoding type II toxin-antitoxin system HicA family toxin, which produces MLVAAGVEVTERAGSRVGLKKDNQRMVVHRPHPQPEAGKATMRSIARFQAAVGVQP